The bacterium genome includes a region encoding these proteins:
- the raiA gene encoding ribosome-associated translation inhibitor RaiA, protein MLIQIKGKNFEVTDALKAYVEKKLPKLEKYFHDLKGAVIIMSVQRGLHVVEVQLEGDGILLRGEERRGTDMYGSIDQVIEKLESRVKKYKGKLYDKTISEGPKEKETIREAIRSEALGTEGYEGETEELPMVVRTKKFAMKPMTPEEAAQQMELLHHDFFVFRNAQTEDVNVVYKRNDGNYGLIEPL, encoded by the coding sequence ATGCTGATACAGATTAAGGGCAAAAACTTCGAGGTAACTGATGCCCTTAAAGCATATGTCGAAAAAAAACTTCCAAAGCTCGAGAAATATTTTCATGACCTGAAGGGTGCTGTCATCATAATGAGTGTACAGCGCGGCCTGCATGTAGTTGAGGTCCAACTTGAAGGCGACGGTATTCTTCTCAGGGGTGAAGAGCGCCGTGGCACCGACATGTATGGTTCAATTGACCAAGTCATCGAAAAACTGGAATCCCGTGTCAAGAAGTATAAAGGCAAGCTCTACGATAAGACCATCTCCGAAGGCCCAAAGGAAAAGGAGACTATTCGTGAGGCAATTAGGTCTGAGGCTCTGGGTACGGAGGGCTATGAAGGTGAAACCGAAGAGCTGCCAATGGTGGTTCGCACAAAAAAATTCGCGATGAAGCCTATGACCCCGGAAGAAGCAGCTCAACAAATGGAATTGCTCCATCATGACTTCTTTGTCTTCAGGAATGCACAGACTGAAGATGTCAACGTAGTCTATAAGAGAAATGATGGAAACTACGGCCTTATAGAGCCGCTCTAA
- a CDS encoding ParB/RepB/Spo0J family partition protein, protein MEKKSLGKGLGALIPGAEREERKPDTEIEIGQITFNPYQPRESMNDEKFQELVNSIRVHGVLQPIVVRTKGEGEYELVAGERRLRAATAAGLTRIPAMVKELTNEQSLEVALIENIQREDISPVDAAIAYKRLCDEFGLSQEDIAFGLGKSRSAVANTMRLLNLPEAVRSYLKAGKISEGHARAVLSIESEEEQIECAKRIAEGNLSVREAERLVREWSKYKSSRSIRNVSRETFPPAKDPNIAEIETRLREALGTKINVVRNKDRGRIEIEFYTDDDLERIMLLLCNS, encoded by the coding sequence TTGGAGAAGAAGTCTCTCGGTAAGGGACTTGGCGCACTGATACCTGGTGCTGAACGAGAAGAAAGAAAACCCGACACAGAGATTGAAATCGGACAGATTACTTTCAACCCATATCAGCCTCGGGAGTCCATGAATGACGAAAAGTTCCAAGAACTCGTAAACTCCATTCGTGTTCACGGTGTGCTTCAGCCTATTGTAGTTCGGACAAAGGGTGAAGGCGAATATGAACTCGTGGCAGGAGAGAGGCGTCTGCGTGCTGCCACTGCTGCAGGTCTCACAAGAATACCGGCCATGGTCAAGGAACTAACAAATGAGCAGAGCCTTGAGGTTGCCCTCATAGAAAACATTCAACGCGAAGACATCAGTCCTGTTGACGCTGCCATCGCATACAAGAGACTCTGTGATGAATTTGGTCTTTCTCAAGAAGACATAGCTTTTGGGTTGGGCAAGAGCAGGTCAGCCGTCGCAAACACTATGCGTCTGCTGAATCTGCCCGAGGCGGTAAGAAGTTATCTGAAGGCAGGAAAGATATCTGAGGGACATGCAAGAGCAGTCCTTTCGATAGAGTCTGAAGAAGAGCAGATAGAATGTGCTAAAAGGATCGCAGAGGGAAATCTTTCAGTCAGAGAAGCTGAGCGGCTTGTGCGTGAGTGGTCAAAATACAAATCTTCTCGCAGCATCAGAAATGTTTCACGTGAAACATTTCCCCCTGCCAAGGACCCTAATATTGCCGAAATTGAAACGCGACTTCGAGAGGCTCTGGGGACAAAAATTAATGTGGTGCGAAACAAGGACCGGGGTAGGATTGAAATTGAGTTTTATACTGACGATGATTTAGAGCGTATCATGCTTCTACTTTGTAACTCTTGA